In one window of Helianthus annuus cultivar XRQ/B chromosome 17, HanXRQr2.0-SUNRISE, whole genome shotgun sequence DNA:
- the LOC110920955 gene encoding ARF guanine-nucleotide exchange factor GNOM: MGCPNQQSEVVAVSGDTKGCSCAPPKTSSAFMVNSEIGAVLAVMRRNVRWGFHYTTDEDQLDHPLITSFKEIRKQVFSWQHHWHTISPVMYLQPFLDVIQSDETSAPITGVALSSIYKFLTLEVLDLDTVNVTDALHLIVDAVTSCRFEVTDPASEEVVLMKILQVLLACMKSKASVNLSNQHVCNIVNTCFQIVHQAGSKGELLQRTARHTMHELIRCIFMHLSDVCNNNQDFTPGGRSHSGDEASIPDKDHSSASKPQDNGYTGSKIELAGGPLNLSTNIPEVKMDHESTGDVDQSKTHQVAEPYGVPCMVEIFSFLCSLLNAVEHVGVGPRSNSLTYDEDVPLFAFGLINSAIELSGPSLGHHPEMLALVQNDLFHSLMQFGLSPSPLILSTVCSIVLNLYHLMRVKLKLQLEAFFSCVLMKIAVNKHGASYQQQEVAMETLVDLCRQPSFIHEMYANYDCDISCSNLFEDLANLLSKSAFPVNSPLSAIHVLALEGLIAMISGMAETMGDADQIPVLEPDASNLEQREAFWNVKCESYENSDCWVPYIHKMKHIKKKLMIGVDHFNRDPKKGFQFLQGSCLLPETLDPISVACFLRYASGLDKNLVGEYLGNHDQFCVDVLQEYAKTFDFQEMNLDTALRVFLETFRLPGESQKIQRVVEAFAERYYEQSPNIFANKDAALLLSYSLIMLNTDQHNTQVKKKMTEDDFIRNNRRINGGNDLPREYLSELYHSICENEIRMTPEQGVGFPAMTHDNWVGLIHKSRQTAPFIVCGSGEQINNKMFAILSGPTVAALSVVLDLVDQETVLQTCIDGFLNVAKIAGCYHLDDVLDGLLVSLSKFTTLLLPMSIEDSILAFGHDSKAQKSTLAVFTIANTYGDYIRSGWRNILDCVLSLHKLGLLSARLGRDAADELESNSDDSVRSSLVNPVKPALPPARKSFGLMGRFSEFLYYDMEKPAPQPSEEQVEAQKRATEIVNECRIDSVFTESKFLQSESLLNLSRALILASHEDENGAVFCLELLITVTLNNRDRIMLLWQNVYEYIANIVQSAVMPSTLVEKAVFGLIRICRRLLPYKEELTDDLLKSLQLILKLDARVADAYCEHITREIMHLVKANAGQIKSHLGWRTITSLLSITARHPEASEPGFETLEFIMLDGAHLLPANFVLCVNAARQFAESRVGDVSRSTKSLDLMAGSSVCLVKWSREAVGEEPETALQLYQDIGEMWVRLVQSLRKVCIDSREEIRNHAVLMLQQCLTGLDGIHLQDDAWVQCFDSVVFPLLTELLEIVEEKSAKEYRNMEGTLILSLKLLSKSFLHSLPRVSSSALFSKIWVGVLSCMEHYTKVKFRGKRSEKIHELVPELLKNTLFVMKSTGVLSPNASNGLWEQTWLHVKDLAPSVQSEVFPDDEPRTVVAGAVPEVNIVVP; this comes from the exons ATGGGGTGCCCAAATCAACAGTCTGAAGTAGTCGCAGTTTCCGGAGACACTAAAGGTTGTTCCTGTGCACCTCCCAAAACTTCTTCAGCATTTATGGTAAATTCAGAAATCGGTGCAGTTTTGGCTGTTATGAGAAGAAACGTACGGTGGGGATTTCACTACACAACAGATGAAGATCAACTAGACCACCCTCTCATCACATCTTTCAAAGAAATACGAAAACAAGTCTTCTCCTGGCAGCATCACTGGCACACCATCAGTCCAGTTATGTATCTGCAGCCCTTTTTAGATGTCATTCAATCAGATGAAACTAGTGCACCAATAACCGGTGTTGCATTGTCATCAATCTACAAATTCTTAACCCTTGAAGTTCTTGATCTGGACACCGTTAATGTAACTGATGCGTTGCATTTGATAGTTGATGCTGTGACTAGTTGTCGGTTTGAGGTAACTGATCCTGCATCTGAAGAGGTGGTGTTGATGAAAATACTTCAAGTTTTATTGGCGTGTATGAAGAGTAAGGCGTCAGTTAATTTGAGTAACCAACATGTATGCAACATAGTGAACACGTGTTTCCAGATCGTTCATCAAGCGGGCTCCAAAGGTGAATTGTTACAGAGAACAGCTCGACACACAATGCATGAATTGATTAGATGTATCTTTATGCATCTGTCTGATGTTTGTAATAATAATCAAGATTTTACTCCGGGAGGCAGATCTCATTCTGGTGACGAG GCCAGCATTCCGGATAAAGATCACTCATCAGCAAGTAAACCACAGGATAACGGTTACACCGGTTCAAAAATCGAGTTGGCTGGCGGTCCGTTAAATCTTTCCACCAATATTCCCGAAGTTAAGATGGATCACGAATCCACCGGTGACGTTGATCAGAGTAAAACCCATCAAGTGGCGGAACCCTATGGCGTTCCATGCATGGTGGAAATATTCAGCTTTCTGTGTTCCCTATTGAACGCTGTAGAACATGTTGGAGTGGGTCCCAGATCCAACTCTCTAACATACGATGAAGATGTCCCGTTATTCGCATTCGGGTTAATCAACTCAGCCATCGAGTTAAGTGGGCCCAGTTTGGGCCACCATCCCGAAATGTTGGCGTTGGTCCAGAACGATTTATTCCATAGCTTAATGCAGTTCGGGCTGTCTCCAAGCCCGTTAATTCTTTCTACAGTTTGTAGCATTGTTTTGAATCTTTATCATCTTATGCGGGTTAAACTCAAACTCCAGCTGGAAGCGTTTTTCTCGTGTGTTCTTATGAAGATTGCGGTTAACAAACACGGAGCTTCGTATCAACAACAGGAAGTTGCGATGGAAACACTTGTCGATCTTTGCAGGCAGCCGAGTTTTATTCATGAAATGTATGCTAATTACGATTGCGATATTTCCTGTAGCAATTTGTTTGAAGATCTCGCAAATTTGCTATCGAAGAGCGCGTTTCCGGTAAATAGCCCGCTTTCTGCCATACACGTTCTTGCTTTAGAAGGGTTAATCGCAATGATTAGTGGTATGGCGGAAACCATGGGTGACGCTGATCAGATTCCGGTTCTAGAACCGGATGCTTCAAATCTCGAACAACGTGAAGCGTTTTGGAATGTGAAATGTGAAAGCTATGAAAATTCAGACTGTTGGGTACCGTATATTCATAAGATGAAGCACATTAAGAAGAAGTTAATGATCGGGGTTGACCATTTTAACCGGGATCCGAAAAAAGGTTTTCAGTTTCTACAAGGATCGTGCTTATTGCCAGAAACGCTTGACCCGATAAGTGTAGCGTGTTTTTTAAGGTACGCAAGTGGGTTAGATAAGAATCTTGTTGGAGAGTATCTCGGGAATCACGATCAGTTTTGTGTCGATGTGCTTCAAGAATACGCAAAAACGTTCGATTTTCAAGAAATGAATCTCGACACTGCGTTGCGGGTTTTCTTGGAAACTTTTAGATTACCGGGAGAATCGCAAAAGATACAGCGAGTTGTGGAGGCGTTTGCTGAAAGATATTATGAACAGTCACCTAACATTTTTGCCAATAAAGATGCCGCTTTATTATTATCATATTCTTTAATAATGCTTAATACAGATCAACACAATACACAGGTGAAGAAAAAGATGACAGAAGACGATTTTATCCGTAATAATCGGCGGATAAACGGTGGAAATGATCTCCCGCGCGAATATTTATCTGAGCTTTACCACTCGATTTGCGAAAACGAGATTCGAATGACACCAGAACAAGGTGTCGGGTTTCCAGCCATGACCCATGATAACTGGGTCGGGCTGATTCACAAATCGAGACAAACCGCTCCGTTTATCGTATGCGGGTCGGGAGAACAGATCAACAACAAAATGTTTGCTATTTTGTCGGGCCCGACTGTTGCTGCTCTCTCTGTCGTTCTGGATCTTGTAGATCAAGAAACGGTGTTGCAAACGTGTATTGACGGATTCTTAAACGTTGCTAAGATTGCTGGTTGTTATCATCTTGATGATGTTCTTGACGGGCTtttagtttctctctctaaattcaCAACGCTTTTGCTTCCGATGTCGATAGAAGACTCCATTCTTGCTTTCGGTCACGATTCCAAAGCGCAAAAGTCAACCTTAGCGGTTTTCACTATAGCAAATACGTACGGTGATTATATACGTTCGGGCTGGCGAAACATTCTCGATTGCGTTCTAAGCTTACATAAACTGGGTCTTCTTTCTGCTCGTCTAGGTCGTGATGCAGCTGATGAGTTGGAGTCAAATTCCGATGACTCGGTAAGATCTTCATTAGTCAACCCAGTCAAACCCGCATTACCCCCAGCCCGGAAGTCATTCGGGCTCATGGGCCGATTTAGTGAGTTTTTATACTACGATATGGAAAAACCCGCTCCGCAACCTTCTGAAGAACAGGTTGAAGCTCAGAAACGGGCAACGGAAATCGTTAACGAGTGTCGTATCGATAGTGTGTTTACCGAGAGTAAATTTCTTCAATCCGAGTCTCTTTTAAATCTTTCGCGTGCCTTGATCCTAGCTTCACACGAAGATGAAAACGGTGCGGTTTTTTGTCTGGAATTGCTGATTACGGTTACGTTAAACAACCGCGATCGAATTATGCTTTTATGGCAAAATGTTTACGAGTACATAGCTAATATTGTCCAGTCAGCCGTGATGCCGAGTACTCTAGTTGAAAAAGCGGTTTTCGGGCTCATCAGAATTTGTAGACGGTTGCTTCCGTATAAAGAAGAATTAACCGATGACCTTCTTAAATCACTTCAACTTATTCTAAAACTCGATGCGCGGGTGGCGGATGCGTATTGTGAACACATTACACGGGAAATTATGCATCTTGTTAAAGCAAACGCGGGTCAAATAAAGTCTCATTTGGGCTGGCGTACCATCACTTCTCTCTTATCAATCACAGCCCGTCATCCGGAAGCTTCCGAACCTGGATTCGAGACTCTCGAATTCATCATGCTGGATGGAGCCCACTTGTTACCCGCTAACTTCGTGCTCTGTGTCAATGCAGCCCGTCAGTTTGCTGAATCTCGGGTTGGTGATGTTTCAAGATCTACCAAGTCGTTGGATTTGATGGCGGGTTCGTCAGTGTGTCTGGTCAAGTGGTCTCGTGAAGCGGTTGGGGAAGAACCTGAAACCGCGCTTCAACTTTATCAAGATATTGGAGAGATGTGGGTCCGGTTGGTTCAAAGTTTAAGAAAAGTATGTATCGACTCCAGAGAAGAAATCAGGAACCATGCGGTTTTGATGCTGCAACAGTGCTTAACGGGTTTAGACGGTATTCATTTGCAAGACGATGCGTGGGTACAATGTTTTGATTCGGTAGTATTCCCGTTACTAACCGAACTGTTAGAAATTGTCGAAGAAAAGTCGGCGAAAGAGTACCGAAACATGGAAGGTACACTTATTTTATCCTTGAAACTATTGTCAAAATCGTTTTTACATTCGTTACCGCGTGTATCCAGTTCGGCATTGTTTAGTAAAATATGGGTAGGTGTTTTAAGTTGTATGGAGCATTACACAAAGGTCAAATTTAGAGGCAAAAGAAGTGAGAAAATTCATGAATTAGTGCCTGAGCTTCTAAAAAACACACTGTTTGTCATGAAATCGACCGGAGTACTTTCACCAAACGCTTCGAACGGGCTATGGGAGCAGACTTGGTTACATGTAAAAGATCTTGCACCTTCGGTGCAGTCAGAGGTGTTCCCTGATGACGAACCACGAACCGTGGTTGCTGGTGCGGTTCCTGAGGTTAACATAGTGGTTCCGTGA
- the LOC110920688 gene encoding vesicle transport v-SNARE 13: protein MSETFEGYERQYCELSASLSKKCTSASLLDGEQKKQKIAEVKTGIDEAESLIRKMDIEARNLPPNVKAVLLAKLREYKSDLNNLKSEIKRIASTNLNQAARDELLESGMADAAAVSADQRGRLMMSTERLNKSSDRVRDSRRTMLETEELGVSLLQDLHQQRQSLLHAHGTLHGVDENVGKSKKIMTNISRRMNRNKWIIGFMVTILIVAIILILYFKLK from the exons ATGAGTGAAACATTTGAAGGTTACGAACGCCAATACTGCGAGCTTTCGGCGAGTTTGTCGAAAAAGTGTACATCCGCTAGTTTACTCGATGGAG agcaaaagaagcaaaaaattGCTGAAGTAAAAACAGGAATTGATGAAGCTGAATCTCTG ATACGGAAAATGGACATTGAAGCAAGAAACTTGCCACCGAACGTAAAAGCTGTGCTCCTTGCCAAATTAAGAGAGTACAAATCTGATCTGAATAATTTGAAAAGTGAAATTAAACGAATTGCATCAACAAACTTAAACCAGGCTGCCCGTGATGAACTATTGGAGTCGGGAATGGCCGATGCTGCTGCA GTGTCAGCAGATCAAAGAGGAAGATTAATGATGTCAACTGAAAGATTAAACAAGTCAAGTGACAGAGTTAGGGACAGCAGAAGGACCATGCTGGAGACCGAAGAACTTGGTGTTTCACTTCTTCAAGATCTTCATCAACAACGACAGTCTCTGTTGCATGCCCATGGAACC CTTCATGGAGTTGATGAGAACGTAGGAAAGAGTAAAAAGATTATGACAAACATCTCGAGAAGGATGAATCGAAACAAGTGGATAATTGGCTTCATGGTCACTATACTGATTGTTgccatcatcttgatcttgtacTTCAAGTTGAAGTAG